One part of the Candidatus Omnitrophota bacterium genome encodes these proteins:
- the feoB gene encoding Fe(2+) transporter permease subunit FeoB, translating to MKKKSIIAVVGNPNCGKTSLFNILTKSRRKVGNWPGVTVSREEGSYTYRGRFVLVVDLPGIYSLSASSLDEKIAREYILHQKPDLVVNIVDASNLERNLYLTIQLIEMRVPCVVILNKMDIAKSLGIRIKLEELSRNLNVPISCTVASKDQGIDDAKDLIEDALNKKLVSKSNIYFPKEIEQGIKEISLFLKNNPEDKKDFEGNSRWIATKLLEEKDFLKETRVKNPLFDILNDVQQRSKEILGEQADIIIADSRYGFINSLCKKVVIKNRVVRRDISDLIDKFALNRYLGIPIFLLAMYLTFWITISFGGCFVDFFDLSFGAIFVDGFRNILTLINAPEILKVFLADGLGGGIQTVATFVPTIFFMFFCLAILEDSGYMARAAFVMDGLMRAIGLPGKAFVSMLMGFGCNVPAIMSTRTLESVRDRTLAVVINPFISCGARLPVYAVFAAAFFPSNGGLVIFALYVIGILCAIMTAFLLKNTVLKGDPSAFIMELPPYHKPTLKGILVHTWERLKGFIFKAGKAILFVVVLLNLLYAFSGGSNLREQGSGSVLKQGGQFVLPVFKPMGIRQENWPAVIGIFTGVFAKESVVGTLDSLYRRTENREGLDENFNFGLRIKQAFLSVPENIEKLNLPFSSKEDRVNNNEISGSFRFSLIQNFDGKVGAFAYLLMVLLYMPCIATIAAINAELNLKWMIFSILYSSLLGWSVAVLFYQTARFYMHPIESLGWILFIGMMLFSCFIFIKDYFKKYL from the coding sequence ATGAAGAAAAAATCAATTATTGCTGTGGTTGGAAACCCAAATTGCGGCAAAACTTCATTATTTAATATTCTAACAAAATCTAGGCGAAAAGTAGGCAATTGGCCAGGTGTCACAGTTTCGCGCGAAGAAGGAAGCTATACGTACAGAGGAAGGTTTGTTTTGGTTGTTGATCTTCCAGGTATTTATTCTTTGTCAGCGTCTTCTTTAGATGAGAAGATTGCTCGAGAATATATCCTTCATCAAAAACCAGATTTGGTGGTCAATATTGTTGATGCGTCAAATCTTGAGCGTAATTTATATTTAACAATACAGCTTATTGAAATGCGTGTTCCTTGTGTTGTTATTTTAAATAAAATGGATATTGCGAAATCTTTGGGAATTCGCATTAAGCTTGAAGAGCTTTCAAGAAATTTAAATGTGCCGATTTCTTGTACGGTTGCTAGCAAAGATCAAGGTATTGACGATGCAAAGGATTTGATTGAAGATGCTTTAAATAAAAAATTAGTATCTAAGTCAAACATTTATTTTCCGAAGGAGATTGAGCAAGGCATAAAAGAGATCTCGTTATTTCTTAAAAATAACCCAGAGGATAAAAAAGATTTTGAAGGGAATTCCCGGTGGATAGCGACTAAGCTCTTGGAAGAAAAAGATTTTCTTAAAGAGACGCGCGTTAAAAATCCTTTGTTTGATATTCTTAATGATGTTCAGCAAAGATCTAAGGAAATCTTAGGGGAACAAGCCGATATTATTATTGCCGATAGTCGCTATGGATTTATCAATTCTTTGTGTAAAAAAGTTGTTATTAAAAATAGGGTGGTGAGACGAGATATTTCCGATTTGATTGATAAATTTGCGCTGAATCGATATTTGGGTATTCCGATTTTTCTTTTAGCAATGTATTTAACATTTTGGATAACGATTAGTTTTGGAGGATGTTTTGTTGATTTTTTTGATCTTTCATTTGGTGCGATTTTTGTAGATGGTTTTCGAAATATTTTGACACTTATTAATGCTCCAGAAATTCTTAAAGTATTTTTAGCCGATGGGCTGGGGGGAGGAATTCAAACGGTTGCGACATTTGTTCCGACAATATTTTTTATGTTCTTTTGTTTAGCAATTTTGGAAGATTCAGGATATATGGCGCGGGCTGCTTTTGTTATGGATGGGCTGATGCGTGCTATTGGGCTCCCAGGAAAAGCCTTTGTTTCGATGCTAATGGGTTTTGGATGTAATGTTCCTGCTATTATGTCGACGAGAACATTGGAAAGTGTTCGTGATCGTACTTTAGCGGTTGTTATTAATCCTTTTATATCTTGTGGTGCAAGATTGCCTGTGTATGCAGTTTTTGCGGCTGCTTTTTTCCCTTCTAACGGAGGGTTGGTTATTTTTGCTCTGTATGTGATTGGAATTCTTTGTGCTATTATGACAGCTTTTTTGCTTAAAAATACTGTTTTAAAGGGAGACCCTTCCGCTTTTATTATGGAACTTCCTCCCTATCATAAGCCCACTCTGAAAGGCATCTTGGTGCATACATGGGAAAGGCTTAAGGGATTTATTTTTAAAGCTGGAAAAGCGATCCTTTTTGTTGTTGTGCTTTTAAATCTTTTATATGCTTTTTCGGGAGGATCGAATTTAAGAGAGCAGGGGAGCGGGTCTGTTTTAAAGCAAGGAGGACAATTTGTGCTTCCGGTCTTTAAACCAATGGGAATAAGGCAGGAGAATTGGCCAGCTGTTATTGGAATTTTTACAGGAGTTTTTGCTAAAGAATCCGTTGTTGGCACGCTAGATTCATTGTATAGAAGAACTGAGAATAGAGAAGGTCTTGATGAAAATTTTAATTTTGGCTTGAGGATAAAACAGGCATTTTTATCTGTTCCAGAAAATATAGAAAAATTAAACCTTCCATTTTCTTCTAAAGAAGACCGTGTTAATAATAATGAGATATCGGGAAGTTTTCGGTTTTCTTTGATTCAAAATTTTGATGGAAAAGTAGGGGCTTTTGCATATCTTTTGATGGTTCTTCTTTATATGCCTTGTATTGCAACAATTGCGGCAATTAATGCTGAGCTGAATTTAAAATGGATGATTTTTAGCATTCTTTATTCTTCTTTGCTGGGCTGGTCTGTCGCAGTCTTGTTTTATCAGACAGCTCGTTTTTATATGCATCCGATAGAATCATTGGGTTGGATTCTTTTTATTGGTATGATGCTTTTCTCGTGCTTTATTTTTATAAAAGATTACTTTAAGAAATATTTATAA
- a CDS encoding PhoH family protein has protein sequence MKKNFVLDTNVLIHNPHSIYSFADNNVIIPVVVIEELDEFKTSPDKNGMHAREVLREIDGLIKKGALKKGAKMSNGGTLILSFGPKDVELPDIDARLSDNKILAVAWDLQNKKQDVFFISKDINARIKAEALGIKSSDYEKQKVEYSHLYKGWREIEISKDELNQLYAQDKLEVKGYTLFENEHVFAKAKDDPASSAICRYDSSENMLTPIKKEFSAMGIRPLNMEQRFAFDLLLNDKVKLVTLVGQAGTGKTLMAIACGLSMITEKTATYERLLVARPIMPLGKDIGYLPGTMEKKLAYWMQPIYDNLEFILKRSVVAKAEGVATSELTADSLMKSGLIQVEALTYIRGRSIPNQFLIVDEAQNLTPHEIKTIVSRAGEGTKIILTGDPDQIDNPYLDANSNGLSYAVERLKKHKIFGHAFLAKSERSELASLAVNEL, from the coding sequence ATGAAAAAGAATTTTGTTTTAGACACCAATGTCTTGATTCACAATCCGCATTCGATTTATTCTTTTGCTGATAATAATGTTATTATTCCTGTTGTTGTGATCGAAGAGCTTGATGAGTTCAAGACGAGTCCAGATAAAAACGGGATGCATGCTCGTGAGGTTTTAAGAGAAATTGACGGCTTGATTAAGAAAGGAGCTCTTAAAAAAGGGGCTAAAATGTCAAACGGAGGGACGCTGATTCTTTCATTTGGCCCAAAAGATGTCGAGCTTCCAGATATTGATGCGCGACTTAGTGATAATAAAATTTTAGCCGTTGCATGGGATTTGCAAAATAAGAAGCAAGATGTTTTTTTTATATCTAAAGATATTAATGCGCGTATTAAGGCAGAGGCTTTGGGGATTAAATCTTCGGATTATGAAAAACAAAAAGTTGAATATTCTCATCTATATAAAGGTTGGCGCGAGATTGAAATCTCAAAAGATGAGCTTAATCAGCTTTATGCGCAAGATAAACTTGAGGTCAAGGGGTATACTTTGTTTGAAAATGAGCATGTTTTTGCAAAGGCTAAAGATGATCCCGCTTCTTCAGCTATTTGTCGGTATGATAGTTCTGAAAATATGCTTACTCCCATTAAAAAAGAATTTTCTGCGATGGGAATTCGTCCGCTTAATATGGAGCAGCGTTTTGCTTTTGATCTTCTTCTAAATGATAAAGTTAAGCTGGTTACATTAGTTGGACAAGCTGGAACAGGAAAGACTTTGATGGCGATTGCGTGTGGACTTTCTATGATTACTGAAAAAACCGCTACATATGAAAGGCTTTTGGTGGCGAGACCGATTATGCCTTTGGGAAAAGACATTGGATATTTGCCTGGAACTATGGAAAAGAAGCTGGCTTATTGGATGCAGCCGATTTATGATAATTTAGAATTTATTTTAAAGCGCTCTGTTGTTGCAAAAGCTGAAGGAGTGGCCACGAGTGAGCTCACAGCAGATTCTCTGATGAAATCAGGATTAATTCAAGTCGAAGCGCTTACGTATATTCGTGGGCGTAGTATTCCAAATCAGTTTTTGATTGTTGATGAGGCGCAGAATTTAACCCCGCATGAAATTAAAACAATTGTTTCGCGTGCAGGCGAAGGGACAAAAATTATTTTAACGGGGGACCCGGATCAGATTGATAATCCTTATTTGGATGCGAATTCAAATGGACTTTCGTATGCGGTCGAACGATTAAAGAAGCATAAAATTTTTGGCCATGCATTTTTGGCTAAAAGTGAACGATCAGAATTGGCTTCTTTGGCGGTTAATGAGCTATAA
- a CDS encoding metal-dependent transcriptional regulator produces the protein MIETKKRQENVLSSSMEDYLECIFVLKETKNVVRVCDLTQLMNVKTSSTASALNFLSKTGYVIHERYGCVQLTEQGEKLAKLIYRRHKTLIRFIDEILGVNKKIAAQDACKIEHAISVDTFERLSKFLEFMDEGHHVKWLSDFRQYCNDNQSFKRKTKG, from the coding sequence ATGATAGAAACTAAAAAAAGACAAGAAAACGTATTAAGCTCAAGTATGGAAGATTATCTTGAGTGCATTTTTGTTCTTAAAGAAACAAAAAATGTTGTTCGCGTGTGTGATTTAACTCAGTTGATGAATGTTAAGACATCGAGCACAGCAAGTGCTTTAAATTTTCTTTCAAAAACCGGGTATGTGATTCATGAGCGTTATGGCTGTGTGCAGCTTACAGAACAAGGCGAAAAGTTGGCAAAGCTTATTTATCGCAGGCATAAGACGCTTATTCGTTTTATTGATGAAATTTTAGGGGTCAACAAAAAGATCGCGGCTCAAGATGCTTGTAAAATTGAACATGCGATCAGCGTTGATACGTTTGAAAGATTATCAAAGTTCTTAGAATTTATGGATGAGGGTCATCATGTCAAATGGCTCTCTGATTTTCGTCAATATTGTAACGACAATCAAAGTTTTAAAAGAAAAACAAAAGGATAG
- a CDS encoding transcriptional repressor, whose protein sequence is MLYGDFHIISREVQDHLCDLLHNKGRIDKNICPDIIREFSSCEDHVSVEDFYKILQNKGVDIDKSDVEKSLKLFSEIGFASELQFEGENFKRYEQLHSENHHDHFVCVKCNKVMEFTSDQLESLQNSLIFQKGCRPLFHKLEVYGVCDQCQKTTNEIVPITLVSENQTVRLAKMQGGAALRKRLMDLGLVPNGDFKIIKNSHFGPIVLELKDARIAIGRGEAKQILVYKP, encoded by the coding sequence ATGTTATACGGAGATTTTCATATTATTTCTAGAGAGGTACAGGATCATCTTTGCGATCTTTTGCATAATAAGGGGCGTATTGATAAAAATATTTGTCCTGATATTATTCGGGAATTTTCTTCATGTGAAGATCATGTGTCTGTTGAAGATTTTTATAAAATTCTTCAAAATAAGGGAGTTGATATTGATAAATCAGATGTTGAGAAATCATTAAAATTATTTTCTGAGATAGGATTTGCTTCTGAACTTCAGTTTGAAGGAGAAAATTTTAAACGGTATGAGCAGTTGCATTCTGAAAATCACCATGATCATTTTGTTTGCGTAAAATGTAATAAAGTTATGGAGTTTACAAGTGATCAGCTTGAATCGCTTCAGAATTCTTTAATTTTTCAGAAAGGATGCCGACCGTTATTTCATAAGCTAGAAGTTTATGGTGTTTGTGATCAATGCCAAAAGACAACTAATGAAATTGTTCCTATTACTCTTGTCTCTGAAAACCAAACTGTTCGCCTGGCAAAGATGCAAGGAGGCGCGGCTCTTCGTAAGCGTTTGATGGATTTGGGGCTTGTTCCTAATGGAGATTTTAAAATTATCAAAAATTCACATTTTGGACCAATTGTTTTAGAGCTTAAAGACGCGCGTATTGCGATCGGTCGAGGCGAAGCAAAACAAATCTTGGTTTATAAACCTTAA
- a CDS encoding FeoC-like transcriptional regulator: MLIKIKELFEKQKILSLEELSTYFQVEPTAMEKMLDILVEKGFIQKKVIECKTTLCADCAQSCGSAKLVFFEKL, from the coding sequence ATGCTTATTAAAATAAAAGAATTATTTGAGAAGCAAAAGATTTTATCCTTGGAAGAGCTTTCGACATATTTTCAAGTTGAGCCAACGGCTATGGAGAAAATGCTGGATATTTTAGTTGAGAAAGGATTTATCCAAAAGAAAGTCATTGAATGCAAAACAACATTATGTGCGGATTGTGCCCAATCTTGTGGCTCAGCGAAGCTTGTTTTCTTTGAAAAGTTGTAA
- a CDS encoding 4Fe-4S binding protein, which produces MAHKITDKCIACGTCVPECPVDAISQGDPIYKIDAEKCIDCGACVGVCPTEAIVAE; this is translated from the coding sequence ATGGCTCATAAAATTACAGATAAATGTATCGCATGCGGAACCTGTGTTCCAGAGTGCCCAGTAGATGCAATCAGCCAAGGCGACCCTATTTACAAAATTGATGCTGAAAAATGCATTGATTGTGGTGCTTGTGTCGGTGTATGCCCTACTGAAGCAATTGTTGCCGAATAA